In Brassica napus cultivar Da-Ae chromosome A3, Da-Ae, whole genome shotgun sequence, the sequence TATCAGCCAAGATATGTTCAGAATGCTACAAAAGGCTCATCGAGTCTCAAACATAAATGTTCTCAAACAAGTACCTCTTCTGGAGAAAGATCAAAGACTTTGCCTCCAATGGTGAATGAAACAGTAGGCATTTTAGAGAGTTGTGAGCAGTCGACTGCAGACTCTCCATTAGGACTCGGCATGCGTTCGCATATCTGAGAATGTTTTGGGAATTTTAGGACCAGAATACAGAAGAATCTCATTGCTATATTTCAGGAACAAATTGTGATAGACATTTGTTCTTCTTACGTCATTAATGTTGTTCACTATACGCTTTTGAGTCATGTTCTGCATTAACTGGCTTTGTATCCACACAACTGCCATTTCACATGGAGCACAACCAGCATCTCGGAGACCGCTAGATGACTTTGTGTTTTCCTTGTCCACCACTGACTCAATCCCCATACTAAACATAACACAATAACAGTCAATAAACACAAGAAGACTGCGAAAACGTGTGTATAGTATTGTTATGTATATAGATATAGGGAATTTACCTGACCCCATGGGTGCCATCGAATGTGCAAAGACCTATCTTTGAGCAGATATGCTTTGGTTGAGcctgaaaggaaaaaaaaaagagttttatatGCAGAATCCAGACATGCGTTCTCGCCGATTCTCTGAGTTCATCTTTTACCAAGTTAATTATATTCTTACCTTAGccaaaagtaaatccaaaaTGGTTTGTCCATACTGATCCACAACAGTTTTGCATTGCTGGCTAACAACTCCAGATGCTCCGATAGCTTTATTTATCATGGCAATCACAGCCTAgcaaaaccaataaaaaaagatCAAGCATATATTCCACCAAACTAAATTTCTATAAAAACCCTCGACGATTGTTGATTACTGTTGGCCCTGCAAGTAACGATGTTCCAGAATCTGCTATTGCAGTACAACCATTTCCACAGTATCCTGTTACAAAAGAGAATCATGTTTCAATAACTAATATGGACGAACGTAACACGAATACACGATATGATAACTAATACACGTACCAGTAGATTTGCCGGCAATGAGAACCTCACCCATATCAAACTATTACCAAAATAATAACTTACATGAGATCTGACTAATAAACATTCGTGGCAAATCAAGAATAATAACACAAAGAACAAACCTGCCAGTAACCCCTTCGTGAAACAGGAACATATGTGTGTTCTCCCTTGAAGTGCTTTGGATCAACACCGCCAAATATAAGTTCACCGCCTTCTTCACTCTTTGTGTCACGGTTAAGCCAAAATGAGAACACTGGTTTCTTGATAAGACCTTGCTTGAGCATATTGTACctgtaaaaaatttaaaactgttGTCACTAATGGGGGGTGTGTGTAAGTAAGTAACCACAATCCAAAATAGTGCACGCATACCAAACAGGAGTGGCGTTTCCAACAGAGATCTCTTGGAATCCAAGACCAAGAAGACCATCAAACTTAGCCACCAAGAAAGTTAAACCAGGCTCACTGGTTGCCTCAATAAACTCCTAAACAACATAGGCAATATGCAGAAAGTAAAGTCAAATCGATAGAAAAAATATGAGCATTAAAAGAAGTGTAGGACATATAATTCACCTGATTTTTGACAACTAAGTCACCAACCGTGACAGCATCATAACTGAAGAAACCAGAGATGGATCCAGATCCGTAATGGATTGCTGCACGTTTTCCTGGAATATACAATTTTAGAGCTTATCAACATCAATTATTAATGTAGGGTTAAGTAGCACAAAACGAAAGAATCAAAAGAGAAAACGTACCACTCTCCTTGTAAGTGCTTGACCGCGAGGACTTGTACTTGGAATGAAAGAAACAAGACAGCTAGATAAAGTAAACAACACAATAAGTTTTCTCTTAAACTAATCACATTTAACAATTGTAAACTAAATGCTAAAATAAAAGCTTACCGAGAAATAACATTTCCCTGATGGTACCCAAAGGTTAGAGCTCCCCGTGTCGAAAATCACTGTGAACTTCTGTGGTGGAGTACCGATAGCAATCTCACCATAGTACTGAGCATCCAAGTAGTTCTTCAACGCAACGATGTCAGCATCTCCAGCATTCTTGTCGTTTGAACGGAACTCTTTTAAGGAAGATCGAAAGGCTTTTTCTTGCTTGGAACCAAAGCGTGTGGCAAGTCGATTGGTAGGATCCAACTTCAGTTTTTTCAGGCCAACTCTTAATGTTCCGTCATTGCTCTCAGAAGAAGCGGAGAAAAACACCAAGAAGGACACAAAGAGTGAAGTAACCGAGTATGCACCCATCTTTGACCTATGAATTAGTTGACATCAattgatagaaaaaaaacattagttgACATCAATAGACAAAAAGACTCAATTTAATTAGATCAACGAGCTAAAATAAATTACGAGTTAAAATGAACATGCAACTCAACTATCAACCCTATTTACAGAAGAAAAAATAGTTAATGACAAGTGTGTAGTTTAAACAAGTAAAAAACACACAGGATTTTGTAAAATG encodes:
- the LOC106442742 gene encoding aspartic proteinase A2 isoform X2, whose translation is MGAYSVTSLFVSFLVFFSASSESNDGTLRVGLKKLKLDPTNRLATRFGSKQEKAFRSSLKEFRSNDKNAGDADIVALKNYLDAQYYGEIAIGTPPQKFTVIFDTGSSNLWVPSGKCYFSLSCFFHSKYKSSRSSTYKESGKRAAIHYGSGSISGFFSYDAVTVGDLVVKNQEFIEATSEPGLTFLVAKFDGLLGLGFQEISVGNATPVWYNMLKQGLIKKPVFSFWLNRDTKSEEGGELIFGGVDPKHFKGEHTYVPVSRRGYWQFDMGEVLIAGKSTGYCGNGCTAIADSGTSLLAGPTAVIAMINKAIGASGVVSQQCKTVVDQYGQTILDLLLAKAQPKHICSKIGLCTFDGTHGVSMGIESVVDKENTKSSSGLRDAGCAPCEMAVVWIQSQLMQNMTQKRIVNNINDICERMPSPNGESAVDCSQLSKMPTVSFTIGGKVFDLSPEEYVLKIGEGPVAQCISGFTALDLPPPRGPLWILGDVFMGRYHTVFDFGNEQVGFAEAA
- the LOC106442742 gene encoding aspartic proteinase A2 isoform X1; its protein translation is MSKMGAYSVTSLFVSFLVFFSASSESNDGTLRVGLKKLKLDPTNRLATRFGSKQEKAFRSSLKEFRSNDKNAGDADIVALKNYLDAQYYGEIAIGTPPQKFTVIFDTGSSNLWVPSGKCYFSLSCFFHSKYKSSRSSTYKESGKRAAIHYGSGSISGFFSYDAVTVGDLVVKNQEFIEATSEPGLTFLVAKFDGLLGLGFQEISVGNATPVWYNMLKQGLIKKPVFSFWLNRDTKSEEGGELIFGGVDPKHFKGEHTYVPVSRRGYWQFDMGEVLIAGKSTGYCGNGCTAIADSGTSLLAGPTAVIAMINKAIGASGVVSQQCKTVVDQYGQTILDLLLAKAQPKHICSKIGLCTFDGTHGVSMGIESVVDKENTKSSSGLRDAGCAPCEMAVVWIQSQLMQNMTQKRIVNNINDICERMPSPNGESAVDCSQLSKMPTVSFTIGGKVFDLSPEEYVLKIGEGPVAQCISGFTALDLPPPRGPLWILGDVFMGRYHTVFDFGNEQVGFAEAA